One Cellulomonas sp. Y8 DNA segment encodes these proteins:
- a CDS encoding GNAT family N-acetyltransferase, whose translation MTTTSDASYTLESVDWADPRAAGLRDAMDAEMGARYASAGPMSAAAHAALTVDPAAVRHVVLAVDHDGTPIGHAALRDHGGEWEVKRVVVAAGQRGRGVGRAIMSEVERVARAAGADRVILQTGDRQPEAEALYAALGWTRIPTYPPYDTALPLQSRCYEKRLA comes from the coding sequence ATGACCACCACGTCCGACGCGTCGTACACGCTCGAGTCCGTCGACTGGGCCGACCCGCGCGCCGCCGGCCTGCGCGACGCCATGGACGCCGAGATGGGCGCGCGCTACGCGTCGGCCGGCCCGATGAGCGCCGCGGCGCACGCCGCCCTCACCGTCGACCCGGCCGCCGTCCGGCACGTCGTGCTCGCCGTCGACCACGACGGCACCCCGATCGGCCACGCGGCCCTGCGGGACCACGGCGGCGAGTGGGAGGTCAAGCGCGTCGTCGTCGCGGCCGGGCAACGCGGCCGGGGGGTGGGGCGCGCGATCATGTCCGAGGTCGAGCGGGTCGCCCGCGCCGCGGGCGCCGACCGCGTGATCCTGCAGACGGGCGACCGCCAGCCCGAGGCCGAGGCGCTGTACGCCGCGCTGGGCTGGACCCGGATCCCCACCTACCCGCCGTACGACACCGCGCTGCCGCTGCAGTCCCGGTGCTACGAGAAGCGACTGGCCTGA
- the nrdD gene encoding anaerobic ribonucleoside-triphosphate reductase, whose protein sequence is MTLVGPHVSELAEAAPAADGPYSPSAAAGLVVRKRDGRALPFDPIRVHSALGRAFAHVHGLLGPLHDLTIAELVERIDAELAARFTGEVRIYEIQNVVEHTLLEAREYEVAEAYIDYRVQRDLARSKALDVNHSIGQLVGKDSSVVHENANKDADVFNTQRDLTAGAVGKAIGLRMLPPHVANAHAKGDLHYHDLDYHPYAPMTNCCLIDFRTMLSEGFRIGNAQVDPPRSIQTATAQISQIIANVSSSQYGGCSVNRIDELLAPYAERNFAKHLADAEQWVTEPERRRAYAEEKTRKDVYDAMQSLEYEINTLFTSNGQTPFTSVGFGLGTGWFEREIQRAILQIRILGLGKERRTAIFPKLIFTLRRGVNLTADDPNHDIKQLAVECATKRMYPDILSYDKIVEITGSFKVPMGCRSFLQGWEDADGNDVVEGRMNLGVVTLNVPRIALETRGDLDAFWALLDQRLETVHDALLYRVERCKEAVPANAPILYVHGAFGQRLAPDDDVDALFRGGRATVSLGYIGLYEAAAAFYGGAWESDPEAKEFTLRVLRTLAARAKEWTARHGYQFSVYSTPSESLTDRFCRLDTKKFGLVPDITDKDYYTNSFHYDVRKAPTPFEKLDFEAEYPQYASGGFIHYCEYPVLQQNPKALEAVWDYAYDRVGYLGTNTPIDRCLECGFSGDFTPTERGFACPGCGNTDPRTCDVVKRTCGYLGNPQQRPMVHGRHVEISSRVKHLAGPTSLAAAAGDAGGA, encoded by the coding sequence ATGACGCTGGTGGGACCGCACGTCTCGGAGCTCGCGGAGGCCGCGCCGGCCGCGGACGGCCCGTACTCCCCCTCGGCCGCCGCCGGGCTCGTCGTGCGGAAGCGGGACGGCCGCGCGCTGCCCTTCGACCCCATCCGGGTGCACAGCGCGCTCGGCCGGGCGTTCGCGCACGTGCACGGCCTGCTGGGCCCGCTGCACGACCTCACGATCGCCGAGCTGGTCGAGCGGATCGACGCCGAGCTCGCCGCCCGGTTCACCGGCGAGGTGCGGATCTACGAGATCCAGAACGTCGTCGAGCACACGCTCCTGGAGGCCCGCGAGTACGAGGTCGCCGAGGCGTACATCGACTACCGGGTGCAGCGGGACCTCGCGCGGTCGAAGGCCCTCGACGTCAACCACTCGATCGGCCAGCTCGTCGGCAAGGACTCGTCGGTCGTCCACGAGAACGCCAACAAGGACGCCGACGTCTTCAACACCCAGCGCGACCTCACGGCCGGCGCGGTGGGCAAGGCCATCGGCCTGCGGATGCTCCCGCCGCACGTCGCGAACGCGCACGCCAAGGGCGACCTGCACTACCACGACCTCGACTACCACCCCTACGCCCCGATGACGAACTGCTGCCTCATCGACTTCCGGACGATGCTGTCCGAGGGCTTCCGGATCGGGAACGCGCAGGTCGACCCGCCGCGGTCCATACAGACGGCCACCGCGCAGATCTCGCAGATCATCGCCAACGTGTCGTCGAGCCAGTACGGCGGCTGCTCGGTCAACCGGATCGACGAGCTGCTGGCCCCGTACGCGGAGCGGAACTTCGCCAAGCACCTGGCCGACGCCGAGCAGTGGGTCACCGAGCCGGAGCGCCGTCGCGCGTACGCGGAGGAGAAGACCCGCAAGGACGTCTACGACGCGATGCAGAGCCTCGAGTACGAGATCAACACCCTGTTCACGTCGAACGGGCAGACCCCGTTCACGTCGGTCGGGTTCGGCCTCGGCACGGGTTGGTTCGAGCGCGAGATCCAGCGCGCCATCCTGCAGATCCGCATCCTCGGGCTGGGCAAGGAGCGCCGCACCGCGATCTTCCCCAAGCTCATCTTCACGCTGCGCCGAGGCGTGAACCTCACCGCGGACGACCCGAACCACGACATCAAGCAGCTGGCCGTCGAGTGCGCGACCAAGCGCATGTACCCGGACATCCTCAGCTACGACAAGATCGTCGAGATCACCGGCTCGTTCAAGGTGCCGATGGGCTGCCGGTCGTTCCTGCAGGGCTGGGAGGACGCCGACGGGAACGACGTCGTCGAGGGCCGGATGAACCTGGGCGTCGTCACCCTCAACGTCCCCCGGATCGCCCTGGAGACCCGTGGCGACCTGGACGCGTTCTGGGCCCTGCTGGACCAGCGGCTCGAGACGGTGCACGACGCCCTGCTGTACCGCGTCGAGCGGTGCAAGGAGGCCGTGCCGGCGAACGCCCCGATCCTGTACGTGCACGGCGCGTTCGGGCAGCGGCTGGCGCCGGACGACGACGTCGACGCGCTGTTCCGGGGCGGCCGCGCGACGGTCTCGCTCGGCTACATCGGGCTGTACGAGGCGGCGGCCGCGTTCTACGGCGGCGCGTGGGAGTCCGACCCGGAGGCCAAGGAGTTCACGCTGCGCGTGCTGCGCACCCTCGCGGCCCGCGCGAAGGAGTGGACCGCCCGGCACGGGTACCAGTTCTCGGTGTACTCCACGCCGTCCGAGTCGCTCACCGACCGGTTCTGCCGGCTGGACACGAAGAAGTTCGGGCTCGTCCCGGACATCACCGACAAGGACTACTACACCAACTCGTTCCACTACGACGTCCGCAAGGCGCCCACCCCGTTCGAGAAGCTCGACTTCGAGGCCGAGTACCCGCAGTACGCCTCGGGCGGGTTCATCCACTACTGCGAGTACCCGGTGCTGCAGCAGAACCCGAAGGCGCTCGAGGCCGTGTGGGACTACGCCTACGACCGGGTCGGCTACCTCGGCACGAACACCCCGATCGACCGCTGCCTGGAGTGCGGGTTCTCCGGCGACTTCACCCCGACCGAGCGCGGCTTCGCCTGCCCGGGCTGCGGCAACACCGATCCGCGCACCTGCGACGTCGTCAAGCGGACCTGCGGCTACCTGGGCAA
- a CDS encoding FMN-dependent NADH-azoreductase: MTVLRIDASIQGAHSASTALADLVTAELAAARPDETVVRRHLGEQPLPADAWATAVGAGWTPAEQRTPEQAAAVALAVEVADELRAADAAVLALPLYNWGVSQHVKTWIDLAIAGGTPGDAYLAGKPVVLIVTRGGGYGPGTPKHGWDHSIDYLRRIVGEVWGADLTVIERELTLVGVNPAMDALAEPAALMRKEAEAAATAAGRALAAR, translated from the coding sequence ATGACCGTGCTGCGCATCGACGCCTCCATCCAGGGCGCGCACTCCGCGAGCACCGCGCTCGCCGACCTCGTCACCGCCGAGCTCGCGGCCGCGCGCCCCGACGAGACCGTCGTCCGCCGGCACCTCGGCGAGCAGCCGCTGCCCGCCGACGCGTGGGCCACGGCCGTCGGCGCGGGCTGGACGCCCGCCGAGCAGCGGACCCCCGAGCAGGCCGCCGCCGTGGCGCTGGCGGTCGAGGTGGCCGACGAGCTCCGCGCGGCCGACGCCGCCGTGCTCGCGCTGCCGCTCTACAACTGGGGCGTCTCGCAGCACGTGAAGACCTGGATCGACCTGGCCATCGCCGGCGGCACCCCGGGCGACGCCTACCTGGCGGGCAAGCCGGTCGTGCTCATCGTGACCCGCGGCGGCGGCTACGGCCCGGGCACCCCGAAGCACGGCTGGGACCACAGCATCGACTACCTGCGCCGGATCGTCGGCGAGGTGTGGGGCGCCGACCTCACCGTCATCGAGCGCGAGCTGACCCTCGTCGGCGTGAACCCGGCGATGGACGCGCTGGCCGAGCCGGCCGCGCTCATGCGCAAGGAGGCCGAGGCGGCGGCGACGGCCGCGGGCCGGGCGCTCGCGGCGCGCTGA
- a CDS encoding discoidin domain-containing protein, with protein MSERPTGHGSRRRTRRALLVAAALVAALAVAVPLLLTRTGGDRSPDGGASPAARVAEVWTTTADGALRVERTATVDPAPSGTPDPGTPTITVDDHGPGDPGPEVTGFGAALTLSSASLLLAMPEDDRRALLTELFDPAGPVRLSVVRVALGGSDFVPGPGPATTYDDLPPGETDWDLERFSSAGDEPVRALLREIRVLAPDLTVIASPWSPPAWLKTSGSLEGGRLLDDDRAYATYAAYLVRALQEWAAAGVPVDALTVQNEPQARHPDGYPGTDLPAADEVRLLDALGPALADAGLDPAVLAYDHNWALHPADAASTPEGADPEADYPLRVLRSDAVRRVAGVAFHCYSGDASAQDAVRDEFPDAAIWVTECSGSHAPGTPPERVFADTLTWQSRNLLVASLAHGASAVLTWNLALDPDGGPHVGGCGTCTGVVTVDGAEATPNAEHDVLAHAGRFLPRGSTRVGSTSTAGDAVAQVALRTPAGATVLLVAHDGDGEATVAVLDGGDRYPVRLPPRSLSTVLVGAADARAVAGPGGARTPALPAEPDLSGATATADPAGPDDPCCTADVAARAVDGDPTTRWSTGRPQRPGDTLEVDLGRAVAVRAVVLDAGAGSGGDWPRGYEVLASADGASWTVAAPTRAGAGQVAAAALDGTGVRYLRVRLTADADPWWSVAELRVLA; from the coding sequence ATGTCGGAGCGACCCACGGGGCACGGGTCCCGGCGGCGCACGCGGCGCGCGCTCCTGGTCGCCGCGGCGCTGGTGGCCGCTCTGGCCGTCGCGGTGCCGCTGCTGCTGACCCGGACCGGGGGCGACCGCTCCCCCGACGGCGGCGCCTCGCCCGCCGCCCGGGTCGCCGAGGTGTGGACCACGACCGCCGACGGTGCGCTCCGGGTCGAGCGCACCGCGACGGTCGACCCGGCCCCCTCAGGCACGCCGGACCCCGGCACCCCCACGATCACCGTCGACGACCACGGCCCCGGCGACCCCGGCCCCGAGGTCACCGGTTTCGGCGCGGCACTCACCCTGTCCTCGGCGTCGCTCCTGCTCGCCATGCCCGAGGACGACCGCCGCGCGCTGCTCACCGAGCTGTTCGACCCCGCCGGCCCGGTGCGGCTGTCGGTCGTCCGGGTCGCGCTCGGCGGCTCCGACTTCGTCCCCGGACCCGGCCCCGCGACCACCTACGACGACCTCCCGCCCGGCGAGACCGACTGGGACCTCGAGCGGTTCAGCAGCGCGGGCGACGAGCCGGTGCGCGCGCTGCTCCGCGAGATCCGGGTGCTGGCACCGGACCTGACGGTGATCGCGTCGCCGTGGAGCCCGCCGGCCTGGCTGAAGACCTCGGGCAGCCTCGAGGGGGGTCGGCTGCTCGACGACGACCGCGCGTACGCGACCTACGCCGCGTACCTGGTGCGGGCCCTGCAGGAGTGGGCGGCGGCCGGGGTGCCGGTCGACGCGCTCACGGTGCAGAACGAGCCGCAGGCCCGGCACCCCGACGGCTACCCCGGGACGGACCTGCCGGCCGCCGACGAGGTGCGGCTGCTCGACGCGCTGGGCCCGGCGCTGGCGGACGCGGGCCTCGACCCGGCGGTGCTGGCGTACGACCACAACTGGGCGCTGCACCCGGCCGACGCGGCGTCGACGCCGGAGGGCGCGGACCCCGAGGCCGACTACCCGCTGCGCGTGCTGCGGAGCGACGCCGTGCGCCGGGTCGCCGGCGTCGCCTTCCACTGCTACTCCGGCGACGCGTCGGCCCAGGACGCGGTCCGGGACGAGTTCCCGGACGCGGCGATCTGGGTCACGGAGTGCTCGGGATCGCACGCCCCGGGCACCCCGCCCGAGCGGGTGTTCGCGGACACCCTCACCTGGCAGTCCCGGAACCTGCTGGTGGCCTCGCTCGCGCACGGGGCGTCGGCGGTGCTCACCTGGAACCTCGCGCTCGACCCCGACGGCGGGCCGCACGTCGGCGGCTGCGGCACCTGCACCGGGGTGGTCACCGTCGACGGGGCGGAGGCGACGCCGAACGCGGAGCACGACGTGCTCGCCCACGCCGGACGCTTCCTGCCGCGCGGCTCGACCCGGGTCGGCTCGACGTCGACCGCCGGCGACGCCGTGGCGCAGGTGGCGCTCCGGACCCCGGCCGGGGCGACGGTCCTGCTCGTGGCGCACGACGGCGACGGCGAGGCCACCGTCGCCGTCCTGGACGGCGGGGACCGCTACCCCGTGCGCCTCCCGCCGCGCTCGCTGAGCACGGTCCTCGTCGGCGCCGCGGACGCCCGCGCGGTCGCCGGCCCCGGGGGCGCCCGCACCCCCGCGCTCCCCGCCGAGCCGGACCTCTCGGGCGCCACCGCCACCGCCGACCCGGCCGGCCCCGACGACCCGTGCTGCACCGCCGACGTCGCCGCGCGGGCGGTCGACGGCGACCCCACCACCCGGTGGTCCACCGGCCGTCCGCAGCGCCCCGGCGACACGCTGGAGGTCGACCTCGGCCGCGCGGTCGCGGTCCGCGCCGTCGTCCTCGACGCCGGCGCGGGGAGCGGGGGCGACTGGCCCCGCGGCTACGAGGTGCTCGCCAGCGCGGACGGCGCGTCCTGGACCGTCGCCGCCCCCACCCGCGCGGGGGCCGGTCAGGTCGCGGCCGCCGCGCTCGACGGCACCGGGGTGCGGTACCTGCGCGTCCGGCTGACCGCCGACGCCGACCCGTGGTGGAGCGTCGCCGAGCTCCGCGTCCTGGCGTGA
- a CDS encoding MarR family winged helix-turn-helix transcriptional regulator — translation MSQRVDDATPWLPDAQVEDWKAVVALLTTLPAALDAQLKRDAGMNLYEYNVLVALSERPHGEIPMSDLARLTQSSPSRLSHAVARLEQAGWVTRGSCVAAGKRTSARLTEGGEDQLRRAAPGHVREVRRLVVDALGPDRMAALGDAALTVVRHAAPDVAELLPACTAVDTTASAACAAAADLDAPTAARGT, via the coding sequence ATGAGCCAGCGGGTCGACGACGCCACGCCCTGGCTCCCCGACGCCCAGGTCGAGGACTGGAAGGCCGTCGTCGCGCTGCTGACGACGCTGCCCGCGGCGCTCGACGCGCAGCTCAAGCGGGACGCCGGGATGAACCTCTACGAGTACAACGTGCTGGTCGCGCTGTCCGAGCGGCCGCACGGCGAGATCCCGATGAGCGACCTCGCGCGCCTCACGCAGAGCTCCCCGTCCCGGCTGTCGCACGCGGTCGCGCGGCTCGAGCAGGCCGGCTGGGTCACGCGCGGCTCGTGCGTGGCCGCCGGCAAGCGCACCAGCGCCCGGCTCACCGAGGGCGGCGAGGACCAGCTCCGCCGCGCGGCGCCTGGGCACGTCCGGGAGGTGCGCCGCCTCGTCGTCGACGCGCTCGGCCCGGACCGGATGGCAGCGCTCGGCGACGCCGCCCTGACCGTCGTGCGGCACGCCGCGCCCGACGTCGCCGAGCTGCTGCCCGCCTGCACCGCGGTCGACACGACCGCCTCGGCCGCCTGCGCCGCGGCCGCCGACCTCGACGCGCCGACCGCGGCGCGGGGCACCTAG